A portion of the Vibrio coralliirubri genome contains these proteins:
- a CDS encoding polysaccharide lyase family 7 protein, whose product MKLSYLSLLTASLLAAPALASNHDIGQQFNLDPAKAPAQNFDLSKWKINLPELTTEGSRKGKTLEIGKQELSNVETPYVHPKWFYTDAESGAMVFVAPNTAPTTPNSKNTRSELRAMLADSYSAPSNNFAISSHKNAEEFGSIGGQMTATLSVDQVSTSGSYKKTGAFSVVIGQIHGSDNEPLKIVYRKLPEHEHGSLTWNYELNPPTEMKDAKDENGKKLRKDIRHDVFGQYNLKKGSSDPADGIKLGEVFSYDVNIKDNIMHLTFTKNPNSADPIVKTYDVDLAKGKYQGHDIDLGYGQDWMYFKAGAYNQCNTKKSSSACEWRGMEAGDYTQASFYQLVLNQ is encoded by the coding sequence ATGAAGTTGTCTTACCTAAGCTTACTGACTGCTAGCCTCTTAGCGGCTCCCGCTCTTGCTTCTAATCACGATATTGGTCAACAGTTCAATCTTGATCCAGCAAAAGCACCAGCACAAAACTTCGATTTATCTAAATGGAAAATTAACCTACCGGAGCTAACAACAGAAGGCTCTAGAAAAGGCAAAACATTGGAGATCGGTAAGCAAGAATTGTCGAATGTAGAAACGCCTTACGTTCATCCTAAATGGTTCTACACTGATGCAGAATCTGGCGCGATGGTATTTGTGGCTCCGAATACAGCACCAACGACACCAAACAGTAAAAACACGCGCAGTGAACTAAGAGCGATGCTGGCAGACAGCTACTCGGCGCCGAGCAACAACTTCGCGATTTCAAGCCATAAGAATGCAGAAGAGTTTGGTTCTATCGGTGGCCAAATGACTGCAACACTTTCTGTTGATCAGGTGAGTACCAGCGGTAGCTACAAAAAAACCGGCGCATTCTCGGTAGTGATCGGCCAAATTCATGGTTCAGACAATGAGCCTCTGAAAATTGTTTACCGTAAACTGCCGGAGCATGAGCATGGTTCGTTAACGTGGAACTATGAACTCAATCCGCCGACAGAGATGAAAGATGCGAAGGATGAAAACGGAAAGAAACTTCGTAAAGACATTCGCCATGATGTGTTTGGTCAATACAATCTGAAAAAAGGCAGTTCTGATCCTGCTGATGGTATTAAGCTAGGTGAAGTGTTCTCATACGATGTGAACATCAAAGACAACATCATGCACTTAACATTTACTAAGAATCCTAACTCAGCTGATCCAATTGTGAAGACGTATGATGTTGATTTGGCTAAGGGTAAATATCAGGGGCATGATATCGACCTTGGTTATGGACAAGACTGGATGTACTTCAAGGCGGGCGCATACAATCAATGCAACACTAAGAAGTCGAGCTCTGCCTGTGAATGGCGTGGTATGGAAGCGGGTGATTACACTCAAGCGAGCTTCTACCAGTTAGTGCTCAACCAATAA
- a CDS encoding dicarboxylate/amino acid:cation symporter, whose protein sequence is MDKSLSSKIFVGLFAGLLIGTAIQYLFSGIAIFDTYLLGAAEGAGGMFVSLIKLLVVPLVYVSIVCGIVELKDIRSFGRLGGKTFGLYIINTIIAISAALTIGLIFQPGAGANLAGRVSETIALTTTETPDIFSLVVNIVPSNPVEAFASGDMLQIIFMAILTGLAIQALDSRGGPAIKTFKMANEIMMKLIGLVMSLAPYGVFALMIQLGATLDADTLMSVAGYVALVVAMLVFWIFFFYPMMVGSFTGISPKQFLRATREQVLFSLSTASSNATIPVTMRTLTDKLNVSKSVAGFGVPLGATMNMSGVSIYIALATMFVANAFGQPINTADIFTLGLTILLLSIGAGGVPGGGVVMVGVLLHQLGLPPEGLAIVAAVDRICDMFCTSSNVVGDTAVNTIVAKSENEIGVEANEEAELQKAEA, encoded by the coding sequence ATGGATAAATCGCTCTCAAGTAAAATTTTTGTAGGCTTGTTCGCCGGTCTACTTATTGGTACTGCTATTCAGTACCTATTCAGCGGTATTGCTATTTTTGATACGTATCTACTTGGTGCTGCCGAAGGTGCTGGTGGTATGTTCGTATCACTTATCAAATTGCTTGTAGTTCCTCTTGTATACGTATCTATTGTTTGCGGTATTGTTGAGCTAAAAGATATTCGTTCATTTGGTCGTCTTGGTGGTAAAACCTTTGGTCTTTACATTATTAACACCATCATCGCGATTTCAGCAGCGCTAACGATTGGTCTTATTTTCCAACCAGGTGCAGGTGCGAATCTAGCGGGTAGGGTTTCTGAGACAATTGCGCTTACAACAACTGAAACACCAGACATCTTCTCTCTTGTTGTTAACATCGTTCCTAGCAACCCTGTAGAAGCGTTCGCAAGCGGCGACATGCTACAAATCATCTTCATGGCAATTTTGACAGGTCTTGCTATTCAAGCGCTTGATTCTCGTGGTGGCCCAGCTATCAAGACATTCAAGATGGCTAACGAAATCATGATGAAGCTTATCGGCCTAGTAATGAGCTTGGCGCCATACGGTGTATTTGCTCTGATGATTCAACTGGGCGCAACACTGGATGCAGACACGCTAATGTCAGTTGCTGGCTATGTGGCGCTTGTGGTTGCAATGCTTGTGTTCTGGATTTTCTTCTTCTACCCAATGATGGTTGGTTCATTCACTGGTATTTCTCCAAAGCAGTTCCTACGCGCAACTCGTGAGCAAGTTCTATTCTCACTATCTACAGCAAGTTCGAACGCAACAATCCCAGTAACAATGCGTACTCTTACTGACAAACTAAACGTATCTAAGTCAGTAGCAGGTTTCGGTGTACCACTAGGTGCAACCATGAACATGTCTGGTGTATCTATCTACATCGCACTGGCAACTATGTTCGTAGCAAACGCGTTTGGTCAGCCAATCAACACTGCTGATATTTTCACCCTTGGTCTAACTATCCTGCTACTGTCTATCGGTGCTGGTGGTGTTCCTGGTGGCGGTGTTGTGATGGTCGGTGTTCTATTGCACCAACTAGGTTTACCACCAGAAGGTCTAGCGATTGTTGCTGCTGTTGACCGTATCTGTGACATGTTCTGTACTTCTTCAAACGTAGTCGGTGATACAGCGGTGAACACTATCGTTGCTAAATCTGAAAACGAAATTGGCGTTGAAGCTAACGAAGAAGCTGAGCTGCAAAAAGCAGAAGCTTAA
- the dnaK gene encoding molecular chaperone DnaK has translation MGRIIGIDLGTTNSCVAVLDGDKPRVLENAEGERTTASVIAYTDGETLVGQPAKRQAVTNPQNTLYAIKRLIGRRFEDEEVQRDIEIMPFNIVKADNGDAWVEAQGQKMAAPQVSAEVLKKMKKTAEDFLGEEVTGAVVTVPAYFNDAQRQATKDAGRIAGLDVKRIINEPTAAALAYGLDKQGGDRTIAVYDLGGGTFDISIIEIDEVEGEKTFEVLSTNGDTHLGGEDFDNRMINYLVDEFKKEQGIDLKADPLAMQRVKEAAEKAKIELSSTTQTDVNLPYVTADATGPKHMNIKVTRAKLESLVEDLVQRSLEPLKVALADADLSVGEITDVILVGGQTRMPMVQAKVTEFFGKEPRKDVNPDEAVAMGAAVQGGVLAGDVKDVLLLDVTPLSFGIETMGGVMTKLIEKNTTIPTKADQVFSTAEDNQNAVTIHVLQGERKQATYNKSLGQFNLEGIQPAPRGMPQIEVTFDLDADGILNVSAKDKATGKEQKITIQASGGLSEEEIEAMVQEAEANKEADKKFEELVTARNQADQMIHGTKKQVEEAGEALPADEKAKIEAAITALEEVKSGNDKEAIDAKVQELMQAAQKLMEIAQQKAQAEQAGADAGEQPKQDDDVVDAEFEEVKEDKK, from the coding sequence ATGGGTCGAATCATTGGTATTGATTTAGGTACTACTAACTCTTGTGTTGCTGTTTTAGACGGCGACAAACCACGCGTACTAGAAAATGCTGAAGGCGAACGCACAACAGCATCGGTAATCGCATACACTGACGGCGAGACGCTAGTTGGTCAACCTGCGAAACGTCAAGCAGTTACTAACCCTCAAAACACGCTATACGCAATTAAGCGTCTAATCGGTCGTCGTTTTGAAGATGAAGAAGTTCAACGCGATATCGAAATCATGCCTTTTAACATTGTTAAAGCTGATAACGGTGATGCATGGGTTGAAGCGCAAGGCCAAAAAATGGCTGCTCCTCAAGTATCTGCTGAAGTTCTTAAGAAAATGAAGAAAACAGCTGAAGACTTCCTAGGCGAAGAAGTAACTGGCGCAGTTGTTACTGTTCCTGCTTACTTCAACGATGCTCAACGTCAAGCAACTAAAGATGCTGGCCGTATCGCTGGTCTAGATGTTAAACGTATCATCAACGAACCAACTGCTGCTGCTCTAGCTTACGGCCTAGACAAGCAAGGTGGTGATCGCACTATCGCTGTATACGACCTTGGTGGTGGTACATTCGATATCTCTATCATCGAAATCGATGAAGTAGAAGGCGAGAAGACTTTCGAAGTTCTTTCAACTAACGGTGACACTCACCTTGGTGGTGAAGATTTCGATAACCGCATGATCAACTACCTAGTAGATGAGTTCAAGAAAGAGCAAGGCATCGACCTTAAAGCTGATCCACTAGCAATGCAGCGTGTTAAAGAAGCAGCAGAAAAAGCGAAAATCGAGCTTTCTTCTACTACTCAAACTGACGTAAACCTACCTTACGTTACTGCTGATGCGACTGGTCCTAAGCACATGAACATCAAAGTGACTCGTGCGAAGCTTGAGTCTCTAGTTGAAGACCTAGTTCAACGTTCTCTTGAGCCACTAAAAGTTGCTCTAGCAGATGCTGACCTATCTGTAGGCGAAATCACTGACGTTATCCTAGTTGGTGGTCAAACTCGTATGCCTATGGTTCAAGCTAAAGTAACTGAATTCTTCGGTAAAGAGCCACGTAAAGACGTGAACCCTGACGAAGCTGTTGCAATGGGTGCTGCTGTTCAAGGTGGTGTACTAGCTGGTGACGTTAAAGACGTTCTACTACTAGACGTTACTCCTCTATCTTTCGGTATCGAAACGATGGGCGGCGTGATGACTAAGCTTATCGAGAAAAACACAACTATCCCTACTAAAGCGGATCAAGTGTTCTCTACAGCTGAAGACAACCAAAACGCAGTAACTATCCACGTTCTTCAAGGTGAGCGTAAGCAAGCGACTTACAACAAGTCTCTTGGTCAGTTCAACCTAGAAGGCATCCAACCAGCACCACGTGGCATGCCACAAATCGAAGTAACATTCGACCTAGATGCTGATGGTATCCTGAACGTATCTGCTAAAGATAAAGCAACAGGTAAAGAGCAGAAGATCACTATCCAAGCATCAGGCGGCCTGTCTGAGGAAGAGATCGAAGCAATGGTACAAGAAGCAGAAGCTAACAAAGAAGCGGACAAAAAGTTCGAAGAGCTAGTAACTGCACGTAACCAAGCTGACCAAATGATTCACGGCACTAAGAAGCAAGTAGAAGAAGCTGGTGAAGCTCTACCTGCAGACGAGAAAGCTAAAATCGAAGCGGCTATCACGGCACTAGAAGAAGTTAAGTCTGGTAACGATAAAGAAGCTATCGACGCTAAAGTTCAAGAACTTATGCAAGCAGCTCAAAAGCTAATGGAAATTGCTCAACAGAAAGCTCAAGCTGAACAAGCTGGTGCTGACGCTGGTGAACAACCTAAGCAAGACGACGATGTTGTAGACGCTGAGTTTGAAGAAGTTAAAGAAGACAAAAAATAA
- the dnaJ gene encoding molecular chaperone DnaJ, which translates to MSKRDFYEVLGVSRDASERDIKKAYKRLAMKFHPDRNQGDETAADKFKEVKVAYEILTDSQKKAAYDQYGHAAFEQGGMGGGGGFGGGGQGDFGDIFGDVFGDIFGGGRRGGGQQRAQRGSDLRYNMELSLEEAVRGVSKEIEVPTLVECDTCDGSGAKAGSSAQTCGTCHGHGQVQMRQGFFAVQQTCPTCNGKGKIIKDPCNSCHGQGRKQKTKTLNVKIPAGVDTGDRIRLSGEGEAGEQGAPAGDLYVQVHVKEHNIFERDGNNLYCEVPVSFSMAALGGEVEVPTLDGRVNLKVPEETQTGRMFRMRGKGVKGVRGGGVGDLIVKLVVETPVKLSSRQKELLREFEETCCGEAASKHKPKSEGFFSGVKNFFDDLTK; encoded by the coding sequence ATGTCAAAACGTGATTTTTACGAAGTATTAGGCGTAAGCCGCGATGCATCAGAGCGCGATATTAAAAAAGCGTACAAACGCTTAGCGATGAAATTCCACCCGGACCGTAACCAGGGTGACGAGACCGCAGCAGATAAGTTTAAAGAAGTAAAAGTAGCGTACGAGATCCTAACTGATTCTCAAAAGAAAGCAGCTTACGACCAATACGGTCACGCAGCCTTTGAACAAGGTGGCATGGGCGGCGGCGGCGGTTTCGGCGGCGGTGGCCAAGGTGACTTCGGCGATATCTTCGGTGACGTATTTGGTGACATCTTCGGCGGCGGTCGTCGTGGTGGCGGTCAACAGCGTGCACAACGCGGTTCAGATCTACGTTACAACATGGAACTTTCTCTAGAAGAAGCGGTTCGTGGTGTTTCTAAAGAAATCGAAGTACCAACACTTGTAGAGTGTGATACTTGTGACGGCAGCGGCGCGAAAGCGGGTTCTTCTGCACAAACGTGTGGCACTTGTCATGGCCACGGCCAAGTACAAATGCGCCAAGGTTTCTTTGCGGTTCAACAGACTTGTCCTACTTGTAACGGTAAAGGCAAGATCATCAAAGACCCATGTAACTCATGTCATGGTCAAGGTCGCAAACAGAAGACAAAAACACTTAACGTTAAGATCCCTGCTGGTGTTGATACTGGCGATCGTATTCGTCTATCTGGCGAAGGCGAAGCGGGAGAGCAAGGCGCTCCAGCTGGCGACCTGTACGTACAAGTACACGTAAAAGAGCACAACATCTTTGAGCGTGACGGCAACAACCTTTACTGTGAAGTGCCAGTAAGCTTCTCTATGGCTGCTTTAGGCGGTGAAGTTGAAGTTCCAACACTAGATGGTCGTGTAAACCTTAAAGTGCCAGAAGAAACACAAACGGGCCGTATGTTCCGTATGCGTGGCAAAGGCGTGAAAGGCGTTCGTGGCGGCGGTGTGGGTGACCTAATCGTTAAGCTAGTGGTTGAGACTCCAGTTAAGCTAAGCTCTCGCCAGAAAGAACTACTGCGTGAATTCGAAGAAACATGTTGTGGCGAAGCGGCAAGCAAGCACAAGCCAAAATCTGAAGGCTTCTTCAGCGGCGTTAAAAACTTCTTCGATGACCTAACTAAGTAA
- a CDS encoding prepilin-type N-terminal cleavage/methylation domain-containing protein, whose amino-acid sequence MISKNSGFSLIEVLISFLLIGVASLGLVKLQVYAEQKSDFALHSVEALHFAERQMEYYRTRASNVSGAVSLIPFSELNQASHCLNIASSDPLSGLSDSAYAMTCEVTDANGALSSALKSITVTIAWQDRMNHTQSIYLETMLSKYSEFD is encoded by the coding sequence ATGATTTCTAAGAACTCAGGTTTTAGCTTGATAGAGGTTCTTATCTCTTTTCTGTTGATTGGTGTTGCCTCACTAGGGCTGGTTAAATTGCAGGTCTACGCTGAACAAAAATCGGATTTTGCGCTCCACAGCGTAGAGGCGCTGCATTTTGCTGAAAGGCAGATGGAGTATTATCGAACTCGGGCGTCTAATGTGAGTGGAGCGGTAAGTTTAATTCCTTTTTCGGAACTAAATCAGGCGAGTCATTGTCTCAACATAGCAAGTTCAGATCCTTTATCCGGTTTGTCGGATTCTGCCTATGCCATGACCTGTGAAGTGACTGATGCAAATGGTGCTCTGTCTAGCGCGTTAAAAAGCATTACTGTCACAATTGCATGGCAAGATCGTATGAACCACACACAAAGCATTTACCTCGAAACTATGCTCTCCAAATACAGTGAGTTTGATTGA
- a CDS encoding GspH/FimT family pseudopilin produces the protein MTRGFTLLELLVTVSVLSILIASAAPSFSSVTETVKMQRLAGDLNGFLIQAKSESVKRNQDLWVHFSMDKNEVQSTGEWTVRLKPTEDLSGETLLMLSGEPFRDVSFSHNYTGARISFESVRGRPSRGTIYLFPNGVSTDRLLIKLSSPPGRIKVCGESSAQYGYYAC, from the coding sequence ATGACTCGCGGGTTTACTTTATTAGAGCTGTTAGTAACGGTATCGGTGCTGTCGATACTGATAGCTTCGGCTGCCCCGAGTTTTAGTTCGGTTACTGAAACCGTCAAGATGCAGCGACTCGCCGGAGATTTGAATGGTTTTCTCATTCAAGCCAAGTCTGAATCGGTTAAAAGGAACCAAGATCTGTGGGTGCATTTTTCTATGGATAAAAATGAAGTGCAATCTACCGGAGAATGGACTGTGCGGTTAAAGCCTACGGAGGATCTTTCTGGAGAAACATTACTGATGTTGTCAGGCGAACCGTTTCGAGATGTATCGTTTTCCCATAACTACACAGGTGCAAGAATCAGTTTTGAGAGTGTAAGAGGAAGGCCATCCAGAGGTACGATTTATCTCTTTCCTAATGGTGTGTCAACCGACCGACTTTTAATCAAATTATCTAGCCCACCGGGTCGAATAAAGGTATGCGGCGAGTCGAGCGCACAGTATGGCTATTATGCGTGTTAA
- a CDS encoding PilW family protein, whose amino-acid sequence MAIMRVKSIVAVPSKQQGTSLIELMVASVIGIFAISIIGSVFITGQRIAKDKGIELLLLQNLTSTMQVMKEDIQRAGYDGSNGYSIKLSGATDTIQVSGGVAVGFVYFREGSSASKDHRHIVYRKNGTRLQICEKGTLVSEDLLSFNEVTGCYSLFDDSLIEVDAFSVDAHLLEQNSIKTTLTDISITASIPTAGVSKSVSVSVKQRNWQ is encoded by the coding sequence ATGGCTATTATGCGTGTTAAGTCGATTGTGGCAGTGCCTAGCAAGCAACAAGGCACATCATTGATTGAGTTAATGGTGGCGTCCGTTATTGGCATCTTCGCGATTTCGATTATCGGCAGTGTGTTTATTACCGGGCAGCGAATTGCCAAAGATAAGGGTATTGAATTACTACTGCTGCAAAACCTAACCAGTACTATGCAGGTCATGAAAGAAGATATTCAACGAGCGGGCTACGATGGATCTAATGGTTATTCAATCAAGTTGTCTGGTGCGACGGATACCATTCAAGTAAGCGGTGGTGTTGCTGTTGGCTTTGTTTACTTCCGAGAGGGGTCGAGCGCAAGTAAAGATCATCGACATATCGTTTACCGTAAGAATGGTACTCGACTACAAATATGTGAAAAAGGCACGCTTGTTAGCGAGGATCTCCTTTCTTTCAATGAAGTCACCGGATGTTATTCGCTGTTTGATGACAGCCTGATCGAGGTGGACGCATTCAGCGTTGATGCTCACCTATTAGAGCAGAACTCTATTAAAACCACGCTTACCGATATTAGCATCACAGCTTCAATTCCAACCGCGGGTGTTTCTAAGTCGGTTTCGGTTTCTGTTAAACAAAGGAACTGGCAATGA
- a CDS encoding AbgT family transporter: MSNQAVKKAPSTEKISGMDRFLNFIERAGNKIPDPAILFFWALVIVWVASALLSNLSFDLINPQTGAALEVNNLLTGEALASFLANMVTTFTGFAPLGIVLVAMLGVGVADSSGFITTGLKKMLNFTPAKLLTPMLILVAIVSHTAADAGYVLVIPLGGIIFHAAGRHPLAGIAAAFAGVSGGFSANFIPSGIDPLLAGFTQTAANVLDPAYVVNPLANIFFTGLSSVLIVAIGWYVTEKIIEPRLANTPVDEDAEQAPDLGTFTAIESKAFKFAGWAMVAGIGLLIAALVPENSALRSPEGELTAFSAPVMKSIVPLIFILFIIPGIVYGRVAGTLKNSNDVIKAMSETMATMGAYIVMSFFCAQFLSAFAQSNIGTMLALYGAEGLKAMDLPGEATVVGMILLTASVNLLVGSASAKWALIGPILVPMLMVVGISPELSQAAYRVGDSVSNIISPLMVFFPLVVVYCQRYVKSTGIGTLASLMMPFSIAMLIGWSIFLLAYWALGIPLGIQAPYTYTM, translated from the coding sequence ATGAGTAACCAAGCCGTAAAAAAAGCACCATCGACTGAGAAGATCAGTGGTATGGACCGCTTTCTAAACTTCATTGAACGCGCCGGCAACAAAATTCCAGATCCAGCAATCCTGTTCTTCTGGGCTCTAGTTATTGTATGGGTAGCATCTGCACTTTTATCGAATCTTTCATTCGACTTAATCAACCCTCAAACGGGTGCTGCTCTTGAAGTAAACAACCTACTAACTGGTGAAGCGCTTGCTAGCTTCCTAGCGAATATGGTTACCACGTTCACAGGCTTCGCACCTCTAGGCATCGTACTTGTTGCTATGCTAGGTGTTGGCGTTGCAGACTCTTCAGGCTTCATTACGACTGGCCTTAAGAAGATGCTTAACTTCACGCCAGCTAAGCTACTAACGCCAATGCTAATTCTTGTTGCTATCGTATCTCACACAGCAGCAGATGCAGGTTACGTTCTAGTAATCCCTCTTGGCGGTATCATCTTCCACGCTGCGGGGCGTCATCCTCTAGCGGGTATTGCAGCAGCGTTTGCTGGTGTATCAGGTGGTTTCTCAGCGAACTTTATCCCTTCAGGTATTGATCCGCTACTAGCAGGTTTCACTCAAACAGCGGCAAACGTTCTTGACCCTGCATACGTGGTTAACCCTCTAGCGAACATCTTCTTTACTGGCCTATCTTCAGTTCTTATTGTTGCTATCGGTTGGTACGTAACTGAGAAGATTATCGAGCCTCGTCTTGCTAATACGCCAGTTGATGAAGATGCAGAGCAAGCTCCTGATCTAGGCACGTTCACGGCAATCGAATCTAAAGCATTCAAATTTGCTGGTTGGGCAATGGTTGCAGGTATTGGTCTGCTTATCGCAGCTTTGGTTCCTGAAAACTCAGCACTTCGTTCGCCGGAAGGTGAGCTAACAGCGTTCTCAGCACCAGTGATGAAGTCTATCGTTCCTCTTATCTTCATCCTGTTTATTATTCCGGGTATCGTCTACGGCCGTGTAGCGGGTACTTTAAAGAATAGTAATGATGTTATCAAAGCAATGTCTGAGACGATGGCAACGATGGGCGCATACATTGTAATGTCGTTCTTCTGTGCTCAGTTCCTATCTGCATTCGCTCAATCAAACATCGGTACTATGCTGGCACTTTACGGTGCTGAAGGCTTGAAAGCGATGGACCTTCCAGGTGAAGCAACGGTTGTTGGTATGATTCTACTAACGGCTTCAGTTAACCTGCTTGTAGGTTCGGCTTCAGCTAAGTGGGCTCTTATCGGTCCAATCCTAGTTCCAATGCTAATGGTTGTGGGTATCTCTCCTGAGCTATCTCAAGCGGCTTACCGTGTAGGTGACTCAGTGTCTAACATCATCTCTCCACTAATGGTGTTCTTCCCACTGGTTGTTGTTTACTGTCAGCGCTACGTTAAGTCGACAGGTATCGGTACTCTAGCTTCTCTAATGATGCCATTCTCGATTGCTATGCTAATCGGTTGGTCTATCTTCTTGCTAGCTTACTGGGCTCTTGGTATCCCACTAGGTATCCAAGCACCTTACACTTACACAATGTAA
- a CDS encoding type IV pilin protein produces the protein MLPPEKNGQSYERKLLAMIRRNICNNNNLSIRGMTLIELLLAVVIVGTLGAIAYPSYTSHVTKAHRVTAMADLTKIQLEIETLYTGNYASAAENIISGGTCLFCDTDTSRYTLAISASSTTYSIQAEPLSPQTNDECLDSTTDILELHHSGVSEPEACWK, from the coding sequence ATGCTACCACCAGAGAAAAATGGGCAGAGCTATGAAAGGAAACTACTCGCGATGATTCGAAGAAATATATGCAACAACAACAACTTAAGCATTAGAGGAATGACATTGATCGAATTATTGCTCGCTGTCGTCATCGTAGGGACACTTGGCGCCATTGCGTACCCGAGTTATACCAGCCATGTGACCAAGGCGCATCGAGTTACAGCGATGGCCGACTTAACCAAGATACAACTGGAGATAGAAACCCTATACACAGGGAACTATGCATCGGCAGCGGAGAATATTATTTCAGGAGGGACATGCTTGTTTTGCGATACCGATACTAGCCGGTACACGCTAGCGATCTCTGCGAGTAGCACCACCTATTCGATTCAGGCTGAACCACTTTCACCACAAACAAACGATGAGTGCTTAGATTCAACGACCGATATCTTGGAATTACACCACTCAGGGGTTTCAGAACCAGAAGCGTGTTGGAAGTAG
- the grpE gene encoding nucleotide exchange factor GrpE, with product MSNEENKVTEAELDQIIAEAEKVEEAELNEDAADEQEAKIAQLEAALLSSESKVKEQQDSVLRAKAEVENMRRRSEQEIDKARKFALNKFAEGLLPVIDNLERAMQAADAENEVVKPLYEGVELTHKTFVDTVAKFGLKEINPEGEAFNPEFHQAMSIQESPDHESNTVMFVMQKGYELNGRVVRPAMVMVAK from the coding sequence ATGAGCAACGAAGAAAACAAAGTAACCGAAGCAGAGCTAGATCAGATCATCGCTGAAGCTGAGAAAGTTGAAGAAGCTGAACTGAATGAAGACGCTGCTGATGAGCAGGAAGCAAAAATCGCTCAACTGGAAGCTGCACTGCTTTCTAGCGAATCTAAAGTGAAAGAGCAGCAAGATTCTGTTCTTCGCGCGAAAGCTGAAGTTGAAAACATGCGTCGCCGTAGCGAACAAGAAATTGATAAAGCGCGTAAATTCGCTTTGAACAAGTTTGCTGAAGGTCTGCTTCCTGTAATCGACAACCTAGAGCGTGCAATGCAAGCGGCAGACGCTGAAAACGAAGTGGTTAAGCCACTGTATGAAGGTGTTGAGCTAACGCACAAAACGTTCGTAGACACAGTTGCTAAGTTTGGTCTTAAAGAGATCAACCCTGAAGGTGAAGCGTTCAACCCTGAATTCCACCAAGCGATGTCTATCCAAGAAAGCCCAGATCACGAATCAAACACGGTTATGTTTGTGATGCAAAAAGGCTACGAACTAAACGGTCGTGTGGTTCGCCCAGCGATGGTTATGGTTGCTAAGTAA
- the nadK gene encoding NAD(+) kinase, whose amino-acid sequence MKKPFEVIAIIGKPRDQQAIQTHRELYQWLSAEGYQVFVDDRLATILDDIPKEHFSSLIELGKRADLAIVVGGDGNMLGAARILSRFDISVIGVNRGNLGFLTDLNPENFQSALTDVLKGEFMEEERFLLETEIHRHGQIKSHNAALNEAVLHPGQVAHMIEFEVYIDDSFAFSQRSDGLIVSTPTGSTAYSLSGGGPILSSSLNAISLVPMFPHTLSSRPLVVDGKRRIKLIVSPDNRGTQEVSCDGQISLPVSPGDEIHIYQSPNVLKLIHPKDYNYYHVLRNKLGWSSKLF is encoded by the coding sequence ATGAAAAAGCCATTTGAAGTCATCGCCATTATCGGTAAACCTCGAGATCAGCAAGCAATTCAGACTCATAGAGAGCTCTATCAGTGGTTAAGTGCTGAGGGTTATCAAGTTTTTGTTGATGACAGACTCGCCACTATTTTAGACGACATCCCAAAAGAACATTTTTCTAGCCTGATTGAATTAGGTAAACGCGCCGATCTCGCCATTGTGGTCGGTGGTGACGGAAATATGCTCGGTGCCGCTAGAATCTTGTCACGTTTCGACATTTCAGTGATTGGTGTTAACCGAGGCAACCTTGGCTTCCTAACCGATCTTAACCCTGAAAACTTCCAGAGCGCGCTGACTGATGTACTCAAAGGCGAGTTCATGGAAGAAGAGCGCTTCCTACTTGAAACGGAAATTCATCGTCACGGCCAGATAAAAAGCCACAATGCAGCCCTTAATGAGGCTGTACTGCACCCCGGACAAGTTGCTCACATGATCGAGTTCGAAGTGTACATCGATGACAGCTTCGCCTTCTCACAGCGCTCTGATGGCTTAATCGTCTCAACACCGACAGGTTCTACCGCCTACTCGCTTTCTGGCGGCGGCCCTATCCTGTCATCAAGCCTAAATGCTATCTCACTCGTGCCAATGTTCCCACACACCCTTTCAAGCCGCCCACTTGTAGTAGATGGCAAGCGTCGTATTAAGCTTATCGTATCGCCTGATAACCGTGGAACTCAGGAAGTGAGCTGCGATGGTCAAATCTCTCTGCCCGTTTCCCCTGGTGATGAGATCCACATTTACCAAAGCCCAAATGTGCTCAAACTGATCCACCCTAAAGACTACAACTACTACCACGTTCTACGTAACAAGCTAGGCTGGTCGAGTAAGCTGTTCTAA